In the Equus przewalskii isolate Varuska chromosome 18, EquPr2, whole genome shotgun sequence genome, gctttttctgttgttgaagaaCAATTTCTGTGAGAGAAGTATATTGGCATCTCCCTTGAATTCCAGAAAATCTGATCCAGTCACGATCAAGTcgcaaaagaaaagtaagaacaaacaaacaaacactggAGATATTCAGAAGTAAGCGAATATGActatttatcaattatttattgaccatctactGTAAGTCAGTGTTTTTTGGTGCATGTAGTCCACTGATTATCAAAATTTGGTCCATGAACTCTGCATGAATACTCTCCACTTGGTCTGAGATtaatataaagtgaaaataagaGAGCTACTCACAAAGCCTAGGTTCCTGGCTAGCACAAAGTGAGATAAGAAGCCTGTTTTTATCTTGATTGCACAGGATTTCCATGTTGttccattttctcaaaattaaccagttggatttctttttctcttggtttagATTCAAGTGGGAAAAGCTGGTCCCATAAAGGGTCATTCTCACTGAAGGAGTTTGATTTGGCATCTAGCTCATTCCCCCACCCTCTTTCCCAGTTTATGCATTACAGTTCTTTTCTATTATACAAAAAGCGTGAGTCGGGTAGTCAACAGTGGAGTGATTTAGTTTCCCTGCGATGCCCCTCCAGCAGTGGTAGTGTAGATGGTTTTATGAAGATAAAAGCTTTCCCGTAGTAACTCATAGTTGGAAAAGTTTAAGAATCACAGTCTAGACTTCAAAAACATGTAAGGGCTTCTGGTTCAACTGAGTAAGTATGTGCAGGTAATTTGTCTCCTTCCAAAATTCATAGAGATTTTGGATTTGGGGTGGTAAAGATTTGGGGCATGGAGACAGATTGGGGGAGCAGAGTTAAATGAGATGGttgctattaaaagaaaaaaacagatggatCTATCAGTATTGTTAATGCCAATATTATGCACAgtagaaatcaagagaaaaatgattaaaaggagaaaagcagataTTTCAATTGATATAATATTCTGCGTAAAGCATATAATTATCATGAATCTTCACGTATCTAAATATATACTtcgaaatatttaaagaaaaaattactggaAGTACAAGAATAAGCTGATGaacttaaaaagcagaaattgagaAACTAGTGGATTaaagttaaagttaaaaacagaTGAAGTCTAGTCTGTAGAACATATGAAGAATTCTTATATAACTTAGCGACAAAAGACagacaacctaatttaaaaatgggtgaaggacttgaatagacatttctccaaagatataaaaatggccaataaacttATGAAcagatgctcgacatcattagtcattagggaaatgcaaatcaaaaccacaacaaaataccatttCAATACCCACTAGAATGTCTCTAATGTTGCATGAATTTCACTTCAAATTAAAAACGATTAACAGAAAGATTACTAAGgaattgaaaattaagaaaaactacTAAGTAACTCATTGGTTAAAGAATAAGTCTTGATCgaaatataaaactgaaaatactaCACATCAGGATTTCTGAGATGTGGCTGAAGTGGTATGACAATTCCTGAAATACATTGCTGACTTAGAAAATGAATCAATGCAAGTTAACCTATTAACTGTTTAACTATGAAAAGCATGGGAGTGATAATTCTTAATaaagtaggaatagaaagaaacttaaCCTGTTAAAGGGTGTctactaaaaattttatttcagatatcATATGTTATGATAGAAAATTGAAATCACTCCCCTTTGGGTGGCCTGCTATTTACCACTTATTCAATTTTGTACTGGAGATTTCAGTCTGTACAGTAAgaggacaaaaggaaataaaagatatgagcttggaaaagaaggaaaaaagttattGTTATTAGAGGTGGAAtaattatatagaaaatccaagagTTCAAAGATACGttttttagaattaataagagTTTAGCAAGTTTGGTAGATATAAAATCTGTACAAAAAGTCTATTGCAAATGTGACTTTAATAAAGATTGTGTTTATAATagcatcagaaaataaaaagtacttagaaataaatttattgaaaaatctatAAGATCTTACGGAGAACATTATAAAGTTTTACTATTGTATTATATTTACtattatattaaagaaataagcagtattcatggattgaaagacgtCTAATATTATAATATTGCTAAGTGTGAGATTCCCCCCAACTGATATATAGATTGGATGCAATTGAAATCAGAATCCCAACCTTTGTTTTTAGCTTGAcatactgattttaaaatttaagtggaAGAGAAAGGGCCTGCAGATAGtcctgaagaaaaataaaaggcatggtCCAGGGATGGATGCTTTAGATTTATAGTAAGTAAACACATGTGGTATTTGCACAGGGATGGGTAGGCAAAATGATTGAGGCAACGTGATAGGTAGTTTAGAAGCACAAACACAGTTTATGGAGCCTTTGAGAGCTttggtgttttaaaaatgtgtccacaaattctttgatatttcttccttaaaaagacAGAGCCCaagtcccctccccttgaatgtaGGCTGGACTTAAGTATACAAATAGAATGACCAGAAGGGACGTTATACACTTCAGAGACTAAGTCCTGAAAGGCactgtgattttctcttttgtattgcTTGCTCTGGGAGGGTTAGCTGCCATGTTtgagcagccctatggagaggcccacatggtaaggaactgaggccttcTACCAACAGCTGgtaaggaactgaggccttcTGTCAACAGCCAGTAATGAAATGAGACCTCCAGGATAGCCTTTGTGAGTGAGCCTTATTAGAAGGCAATCCTctagccccagtcaagccttcagatgactgacCAACATCTTGACTGGACTCtcatgagagatcctgagccagaatcacccagctaagctgctcttggattcctgaccctcagaaactgtgagagataagTGTTGGGGTACTTTGGGTAACTAATACAGTAGTTGTCATTGGAGATCAGTGGGAAAAGGATGAACTTAATAAATGCTGCTAGGACAATTGATTATATGGGGAAAAGTGAGCTTGCACCTCTActcatactatatataaaaattaaggtGAATTAAAGATCtgtattaaaaagacaaaaccgtAAAACTTTTAAGAAGATAATGAAAGAGAATATCTTTAGAGAGGGatgttttaaagaacaaaacataATTAGACTATAATAAGGTTAAGAATGTCTTTGTCAAAACACctttagagaataaaaagataagtcTTACTCTTCAAGAagatattttaacttatttaactgaaaaaaaattactatgaGAGAATGGCTACCTATGAGTGAGAAAAAGATCGgtataaaaataggcaaaaaactTTGACTTCCCAGAAATTAAAACCTGAAAGCTAACACCTATGAAAAGATATTGAATCTTATTGAGagtcagggagatgcaaattaaaattacagtgaGGTAACATTTTATACTCCTCCTATTGGAAAAATTAAACTTTGTGGAATATGAAGTGTTGTAGAGGATAAGAGGCACTTACACATTTGGTGGGAGTGGAAACGGTTGATCCGTTGTGACTCTTGAGTgtggacattaaaaaaaacttggaAGACATGTACAGGAATGTTCCCAGCAGTACTATTCGTAACAGCAAAGAGCCGGAAGCACCTACATGGCCAGCCGTAGAACAGAATACTGTCCAGCAGTGAAAGTGAATTCTAGCTAAGAAGAGCATGTGTGATTCAGGAAAATGTTGAGTGAAGGAAAGAAGTTGTAGAAGAATACATGTAGTGTGATTCCATATACATGAAGTTTAGAATCATGCAGCGCTAAGGAATACAGTGTTTAGGGATACAAACGTGtggtaaaactttttaaaagcaagaaataagAAACTAAAGATAGTGTTTGTCTCTGAGGTAGGGGACAAAGAAGAGGCCCCAAAAGGGATTTtaaaatcaatgatttttttttccccttaagtatACCATACATACATTAAAGTGCAGTAATCTTAGGTGTGCTTTTTGGTGAATTTTTACATACGTATAAACCACGCTCCAGATTAagatagagaatatttccaaaggtTCACTTGTGCCCTTTCCCAGTTGTATCCCCTGCCCTGTAACCAGGATGTATTGTGATTCTTACGTGTATTTTGTAACTATCCTCTTGTAAACTATTTGTTTTCATGAAGTAGACCTATATATGCTCTCTCAGAAAGATCTTTAAGACGTAAATAACAAAAGGAAACGACAGAAGAATACgattgctttaaaaaacagtgtgtactatataaaaatcatatttttaaaaaaagttggtTACTTGTGGGGAGGCAGATAGGAATGATGACATATATTTCCtacatttctattaatttttttataatgagCGTGTGTTCATACAGTACTTGGTTACTATAAATAAAGAATATCCAGGAGAGTTCCTGAATCTGCACTGATTCTATCTCGTTACAAATATACTTGGGAACTCATATCCAGCATTGCCAGAAGGGATTCTTCAGCTCTGGGAAACCAAATTAATGAGACTAACCCTGGACTCCTGTTTTCTCTTATCAACTGAGAAGGTGGTTCTTGTTAAGTTTGCAGAGTATTTAGGTTGATGCAACTAAATATGTGGTCTAGATACTCTAATCTATGAGGGatattcatttgttctttatgTAAGATCTTtgtctagattttattttatcacaCCATATGCTGCTCGTAGGTGCTTTGGGACACAGTGGAACTTATggtttttcatattatttgtgatcaaagatttttttttctttaattttaaaaataaaagctgggTGATCTTTGAAAATCACCTAGTTATCACCATTTGAAGACAGCCAACATTTTGGGAGATTTCTGCCATTTTTAAGCATAGTTGTGTGTATGTTTcagtttttttatagttttaaaaatatttttattgtctcatAACCTGtccttttattctcatttcttttacagGATTTTCCATTATATTACAAACTTCATATTTTCATGGCCAACAGCCTTTTAAAGTTGCTTAGAAATTTAGAGATATGCTCTTAATGCTGATATGTTGATATATCTCTCTGTGTCTAAGCAGATAGTTGATGTAAAATGTGTGTATAACAAAATGTCTATTCCAGAATGGTAAAGAATCTAATCATGGACCCTTTCCCAATAGTAGAGATAAAAAATGTAGAATTTCTATGATTAAATAGAAACTAACATATCCTTTTTCctgatttaaaatgtcatttccatTACTTTTGGGAATACTGTACAGTCTTTCATTGTTTTGATGCGATCtaccttttaaatttcttttgagaattaaGAAGTGTTTAGATTtgtcttttgcttccttttctactgtttttcacTACATTATCAATACTTAGCCTCTTAAGTTTTGCTCTGACCAAAATACCTGAGACAAGGAGATGGAACATACTCTTTCTGATAAATAAGCCAAGCAGCAAACCAGACCACCTTTGGCATAAATAGCTAATCTGGCTTTATCATATTGGGTACATACCACTTGTCTTTCAAAGCACTTAAAGTTTGgtaaactatttcttttttaaggtatttGTCACCTAAATCTCAATTTGGGTCAGCATCACAGTCTGAAGTTGTACAAGAAGGCAGGAGAAACTCCATATCTAAGGTATGTAGATGTTAGGGATGTTCTTAGTTTGGCACGTTTACTAATACTATAAATAGATTGTTTATACTTATAGTTtcctaacttttttttaagtcacagTAGTAAATGGAACACTTTCTTAGTCATCTTAGGCTCAACTAGACTAGGAgtaaaggccagatagtaaatattttaggctttgggggccATACGGCAGCCACAGCTATTCAGCTACGCCATTGTCGTGTGAAAGTATCCATAGACAGTATGTAAACAGATGAGCTGGTTTTTTTCCCGTAAAacaatttacaaaaacaagtgcaGGCTCAGTTTGgtccatgggccatagtttgtgGATCCCTGACCTGGATAATCAAACTCACAAAACTGAATAGGCTGCCCCCGCTACCAGCTTCACTTAAAAGAGTATAGGATGGGAAACAAAGCATGCTGGTAGGGCAGCATCAGGGATATCTGCTCAGCAAGTGTTTGCACTGCAGAACTCCTGAGTGACAGCCTGGAAATGAGACCATGCAAATGAATGTGGTAACCACCCTAGCTTAGAAGCCCCATGCCCCATAGAGTCAATTGTTTATTGTAACAACCCATGAGTGCAGCTTCCAGGGGTCCTGGTAAGGAACACATCTAGTCAAAAGAGTTGGAAGTCACTTACAGAAGCCCCAAGCTTTGGCTTCCTGCTAGGTGTTTATAGATCACTCATAGTTCTCCTAGTGCAGATGCATTTCGCTAATAAGAGTAATTTTTACCAGAAGCTATATGGCCTAGTAACATAGGTGACATTGCACCTTTATCAGGTTTCCAGGAAAATAGAACTAAGAAAGGTAAACTGACACAAAGGGTTGATTTCCTACATAGATGTTTTGTTAACTTTCTACCCCCAAGTTCCTGAAATTTTTTCAATTCAGCTAGGTGGTTTTATAGCACCTAACGTTTGATAgacatttaccatgtgccagataaTATATGTATTCCCTTTGCTCTTCATGGCAACCACCAACTCTACACGGTAGGTATCCttcttgtgcccattttacagttgagaaaactgaggcacacagagacgagagacttgcccaaagtccctCAAGTATAGGTAATAGAGGGAGGAAGCAAGTCCCGAAAGTCTAGCTCCTACTGGAACTGAGAGGATTGATGGAAGAAGCATTGTAGGGCTGGGATATTTTTCCAGCCCTGGTGTTCATATTCACAGCAAAACTAGGTAAGCAACCTAGAATTTTTCCAATCCAAACCATATTGATTCATAAGAAATGCTATCATGAATGATAAATGCAAAGTAGATAAAAGAACAGATTTAAGGTCTCCAACAAGAAGGagtaatttttgttttgagtCAAATTCTCATTGAAGCCTTTCTTCTTAAGTTTTTCCCATGGTCAAAACTAACCCTAGGTCTTCACCGTAGGTGAGAAGAAGAATTATACTGGCTAAAGCAGGGGTTCTTAACCTCAGGTCTGTGGTTAGAATCCAgggaatatatataaatttaggtAGAAGAAAAAGTTTATCTTTACTTTCACCTAATTCCTTTAATTATGAATGTAGACAGCAAAGCATAATACTGTTAACAGTTCCTGTGACTTCGACATCAGTAGAAAGCACAGGTTTCATCACGTTACATTTGTTGCAGATCTcttgaaatatcatttatattcatCCTTGCTTCAATATTGCAAGTTATTAGACTTGCCACTAGATctgattatttaatatattaatagataTACATTACTACATcgcaaattttaacattttaataattgtgTTGCAATATAAATCGTTCACTTTATAatgctatgtgtttatttttatatttaaaaataatgttctcaGAGGAGGTCTGTAAGCTTCACCAAAATGCCTAAAGGAGGACATAAGGATTAAAGGGGAAAGTGGGGTTTATATGGGCTGGAGGAAGTTTATAAGGTCAAAGAGAGGTCAGGTCATGGTGGCAGCTATTGGCCAGATATAGGATCTGGGTTTTGGGTTTTAATCTGTAGGTTTTTATGGGAGTGAAAGTGAAGGAATGCCTTAATCTAAATTggcacaaataataaaaatactattaagAATTAATATACCttattagtagtaataataacTACCTTATAATCATTCTGCTTTGGTATCATTGTAATTAGACATATATTATGACTTGATAGTTTCCTCTGTTTCActcagtctttttctattttctacagGAAACTGACAGTAGTGATGTAAAGAGCCCTACGTGGCAAGACACAGAAATTGAGGAGGACATGCCAACGCTTTCTCCGCAAGTATGTCTTGAAATTCAAGACCAAGGTACACAGTCTTCAGTAGAGTCACCTATGCCTCAGTTATGTGCTAATGGAACGGAACGGTGTCTTGAAGGAAAGGTCATAACCAGCCCAAGCAATCATGATAAAGAGTTATGTGTCACAAATCATGAGGAACCTGACGCCAGAGCTCCCTGCTCTGGAGAAGCTGCAGACAAGCCTAGTGGCAAAACAGAGAATGGGTGCACTGTGTCAGATACGACACAGACACTTGGAAATAACACAGTTGAGACAGAAAATGAAGAGTCTCACCTACTGATCAATAAagatatttccaaaagaaaaaaccagGAGTCCTCATTTGAAACAGTCAAGGATCCCTGCTTTTctgcaaaaagaaggaaaatgttccCCAAAGGTTCCTTAGACcaagaggaaacagaaaccaaTTTTACGCAAAAACTGATAGATTTGGAACATCTACTTTTTGAGAGACATAAACAAGAAGAAGAGGACAGGTTATTAGCATTACAGCTTCAGAAAGAGGTGgataaagaacaaatgaagccaaaCCGGCAGAAAGGCTCCCCAGATGAGTATCAGTTACGTGCTGCGTCCTCACCGCCAGACAGATTGCTAAATGGACAGAAGAAGAATTCCAAAGACAGGAACTTAAAAAGACAAACTGATAGAGAACATTTAAAACCTCGGAGAggctcaaaaaatgaaaattggcaACCTGCTTTAAAGATCCAGTTGAAACATTCAGTTAATGTTAATGGAAGAAAGGTGCCGAATTCTGCTAGAGATAATTGTAATGTATCTAAAAGCACTCATTCCCGACAGCCTAGCAAGTCACAGAAAagtatttttcagatgtttcagaGATACGCAAAGTAATGCTTGGATAAAGGGAGTGCTTTGTAATTAGTAAGCTGGATTGTGAAGCTCTCTCTTCCATCttagaatctttaaaattttttcgtTAATTCTGCACTGTGGGCACACTCATTGTCCTTAATTAACGGATTGTGTGATTCCAAGGGAGGAATATAGAAATGTGTTTCTGCCAAACTCAGTGGTAAGCAAGGGTcccaaacctttttttttaaaaaaataactgtgatATACTAGGTTTGCTAATCCTTATGGATATAAAAATGCCTTGGCCAACCCAAGAAATCTTCAGGTGCCATTCTGAATCTTTCCCAAAAGTGCATGTTTTATGGCCTTTGCTCACCTTTTTGTCGTGACTAGTAATCAAAGCAAGATTATACTATATCAAGTAGTTAAGGAGTCCAGGCAGGGTTTAAAATCTAAGTTTTCTTGCTTTCCCATATATTT is a window encoding:
- the RNF168 gene encoding E3 ubiquitin-protein ligase RNF168, with the protein product MAGPKDAIPSLSECQCPICVEILIEPVTLPCNHTLCNPCFQSTVEKASLCCPFCRRRVSSWTRYHTRRNSLINMELWEIIQKHYPKECKLRASGQESEEIVDDYQPVRLLSKPGELRREYEEEISKVEAERRANEEEENKASEEYIQRLLAEEEEEEKRQAEKRQREMAEQLKNDEELARMLSININNFCERSILASPLNSRKSDPVTIKSQKKSKNKQTNTGDIQKYLSPKSQFGSASQSEVVQEGRRNSISKETDSSDVKSPTWQDTEIEEDMPTLSPQVCLEIQDQGTQSSVESPMPQLCANGTERCLEGKVITSPSNHDKELCVTNHEEPDARAPCSGEAADKPSGKTENGCTVSDTTQTLGNNTVETENEESHLLINKDISKRKNQESSFETVKDPCFSAKRRKMFPKGSLDQEETETNFTQKLIDLEHLLFERHKQEEEDRLLALQLQKEVDKEQMKPNRQKGSPDEYQLRAASSPPDRLLNGQKKNSKDRNLKRQTDREHLKPRRGSKNENWQPALKIQLKHSVNVNGRKVPNSARDNCNVSKSTHSRQPSKSQKSIFQMFQRYAK